A window of the Rhizobium brockwellii genome harbors these coding sequences:
- a CDS encoding carbohydrate ABC transporter permease, with product MSAVSAFLLRRRGRGWHWTDVVTWIWLISGVFLMFGPAVWLVFSSFKTPAALAEFPPSFLPYVTEQAVVPGYDKPLPLYNVAMPDGSTRVLAEVRRIGIIGQMVDPKQPGEIVKANIKDRTPVRQVEFARGNYTEPFQRFDFFLFLRNSVFVTVVATAITLLVNSMAAFALSKYQFPGRTAVMLMILATLMVPLSVIVVPLYSVIGTLNLFDSLWGVILPTVATPTGVFLLRQYMLTIPDELLDAARMDKASEWQIYWRIILPLSAPALAVLAIFSVVWRWNDFLWPLIVLSRKELYTLQVGLNVYAGELNVQWHYILAMTVVSMIPVVLIFVFLQRFITTGIAGSGLK from the coding sequence TTGAGCGCTGTCTCTGCCTTTCTGCTGCGCCGGCGCGGCCGCGGCTGGCACTGGACGGATGTCGTCACCTGGATCTGGCTGATTTCAGGCGTCTTCCTGATGTTCGGCCCGGCCGTCTGGCTTGTCTTTTCTTCCTTCAAGACGCCGGCGGCCCTTGCCGAGTTCCCACCGTCCTTCCTGCCCTATGTCACCGAACAGGCCGTGGTGCCGGGCTACGACAAGCCGTTGCCGCTCTATAATGTCGCGATGCCGGATGGCAGCACGCGTGTGCTCGCCGAAGTCCGCCGCATCGGCATCATCGGCCAGATGGTCGATCCGAAACAGCCGGGCGAAATCGTCAAGGCGAATATCAAGGACCGCACACCGGTGCGTCAGGTCGAATTCGCCCGCGGCAACTACACCGAACCGTTTCAGCGCTTCGATTTCTTCCTGTTCCTGCGCAACTCCGTCTTCGTCACCGTCGTGGCGACGGCCATTACGCTGCTCGTCAATTCCATGGCCGCCTTCGCGCTGTCGAAATACCAATTCCCCGGCCGCACCGCCGTCATGCTGATGATCCTGGCGACGCTGATGGTGCCGCTCTCGGTCATCGTCGTGCCGCTCTATTCCGTCATCGGCACGCTGAACCTCTTCGACAGCCTCTGGGGCGTCATCCTGCCGACGGTCGCTACTCCGACAGGGGTCTTCCTGCTCAGGCAATACATGCTGACGATCCCCGACGAATTGCTCGACGCCGCGCGTATGGACAAGGCCAGCGAATGGCAGATCTACTGGCGCATCATCCTGCCGCTGTCGGCGCCGGCTCTGGCGGTGTTGGCGATCTTTTCGGTCGTCTGGCGCTGGAACGACTTTCTCTGGCCACTGATCGTGCTCTCGCGCAAGGAACTCTATACGCTGCAGGTCGGCCTCAACGTCTATGCCGGCGAGCTCAATGTGCAATGGCACTACATCCTCGCCATGACCGTCGTCTCAATGATCCCGGTCGTGCTGATCTTCGTCTTCCTGCAGCGCTTCATCACCACGGGCATTGCCGGCTCGGGGCTCAAATAG
- a CDS encoding ABC transporter ATP-binding protein, which yields MINVRDLDVVFASGKTSNHVVRGISFQVNQGETLGIVGESGCGKSTVLRCLAGMEAGWSGHIELGGKPIGKKRSREELKFAQMVFQDPYGSLHPRHRIGTALAEPLRAMGHSDIWSKVERALIQVGLPASFANRFPHELSGGQRQRVAIARALILSPPILLLDEPTSALDVSVQAEILNLLADQREEKGLTYLLVSHDLAVIAHMCDRVLIMKNGCFVDELTKADLQAGTTHDAYARELFEASFIEA from the coding sequence ATGATCAATGTGCGTGACCTCGATGTCGTCTTTGCCTCTGGCAAGACTAGCAACCATGTCGTCAGGGGCATCAGTTTTCAGGTCAACCAGGGGGAGACCCTTGGCATTGTCGGTGAATCCGGATGCGGCAAATCGACGGTGCTGCGTTGCCTCGCCGGCATGGAGGCCGGTTGGAGCGGTCACATCGAGCTTGGCGGCAAACCGATCGGCAAGAAGCGCTCCCGCGAGGAGCTGAAATTTGCCCAGATGGTGTTTCAGGACCCTTACGGATCCCTGCATCCGCGCCATCGTATCGGCACCGCCCTGGCGGAACCGCTGCGCGCGATGGGCCATTCCGATATCTGGTCGAAGGTCGAAAGGGCTTTGATCCAGGTCGGTTTGCCGGCGAGCTTCGCAAACCGTTTTCCCCACGAACTTTCCGGCGGCCAGAGGCAGAGGGTGGCAATCGCCCGGGCCCTGATCCTGTCGCCGCCCATCCTGTTGCTCGACGAGCCGACATCGGCGCTCGACGTCTCGGTCCAGGCCGAAATCCTCAACCTGCTGGCCGATCAGCGCGAGGAAAAGGGCCTGACCTATCTGCTTGTCAGCCACGACCTCGCAGTCATCGCCCATATGTGCGACCGGGTGCTGATCATGAAGAACGGTTGCTTTGTGGACGAGCTCACCAAAGCGGATCTGCAGGCCGGCACCACGCATGATGCCTATGCGCGAGAACTGTTTGAGGCGAGTTTTATCGAGGCTTGA
- the paoC gene encoding aldehyde oxidoreductase molybdenum-binding subunit PaoC, whose translation MKFDTPAEPNPIDRMTVVGQPHNRFEAELKTTGTATYAYEYHNVAPNAAYGYILGAAIAKGRISSIDTRRAEAAPGVLAVITHRNAGPLGVGKFYVQRMLAAPDVDHYHQPVAVVVAETFEQARAASSLIRVDYARSPGRFDLAEQLDSAPVAPQMEFGGPTETQVGDFDQAFAAAEVKVDETYTVPDQAHAMMEPHATIATWDGDRVTCWTSIQQMNWGTRDLGLILGIPRENVRLISPFIGGGFGGKGTVQSDLVLAAVAARMVRRPVKIALQRPIMFNNTIHRPKTIQRIRLGASRDGKLTAVGHESWSGNLAGGRTEPTTLSTRSLYAGANRMTAVRLATLDLAEGNAMRAPGEAPGLMALEIAMDEMAEKLGMDPVEFRILNDTQVDPENADRPFSSRPFVECLRTGAERFGWSMRKSQTGQVRDGDWLIGMGIAGAIRGAPISKAAARVRLDRQGMLTVETDMTDLGTGSYTIVQQTAAEMMGLPVERVVAKLGDSSFPETPGSGGQQGASSVTAGVYAVCSKLRAMVAQRLGFNTAEAEFIGGEVRSGNRRALLASAAADGDLVAEDIMEFGDLAKRFAIQTFGAHFSEVGVDVYTGEIRVRRMLAVCAAGRILNPKTARSQVIGGMTMGIGAALMEEMVVDKRSGFFVNHDLAGYEVPVHADIPHLEAVLLDEVDPAISPVKAKGVGELGLTGVAPAVANAVYNATGVRVRQYPITLEKFIDRLPHRE comes from the coding sequence ATGAAGTTCGACACACCTGCAGAACCGAACCCGATTGACCGGATGACCGTTGTCGGCCAGCCTCACAACCGCTTCGAGGCAGAGCTCAAGACGACTGGGACGGCGACTTACGCCTATGAATATCACAACGTCGCACCAAACGCCGCCTACGGCTATATCCTTGGCGCGGCAATTGCCAAGGGCCGGATCTCATCGATCGACACCCGGCGCGCCGAGGCCGCGCCCGGCGTGCTGGCCGTCATTACTCATCGCAATGCCGGTCCGCTTGGTGTCGGAAAATTTTATGTCCAGCGCATGTTGGCTGCCCCTGATGTCGATCACTACCATCAGCCGGTTGCCGTCGTGGTGGCCGAAACCTTCGAACAGGCACGCGCGGCTTCCTCGCTGATCCGCGTCGACTATGCGCGCAGCCCGGGCCGCTTCGATCTCGCCGAGCAACTGGACAGTGCCCCGGTTGCACCGCAGATGGAGTTTGGTGGACCGACCGAGACGCAGGTCGGAGACTTCGACCAGGCTTTCGCAGCCGCGGAGGTGAAGGTTGACGAGACCTATACTGTTCCCGACCAGGCGCATGCAATGATGGAGCCGCATGCGACGATCGCGACCTGGGATGGCGATCGCGTGACGTGCTGGACCTCAATTCAGCAGATGAATTGGGGAACCCGCGATCTCGGACTCATTCTCGGCATTCCGCGCGAAAACGTTCGGCTGATCTCACCCTTCATCGGCGGCGGCTTCGGCGGCAAGGGCACGGTGCAGTCAGATCTGGTGCTGGCGGCCGTTGCCGCGCGAATGGTGCGGCGACCGGTAAAGATCGCGCTTCAACGTCCGATAATGTTCAACAATACGATCCATCGGCCGAAGACGATCCAACGCATCCGGCTCGGCGCCTCGCGCGACGGTAAGCTGACGGCGGTCGGTCATGAGAGCTGGTCCGGCAATCTCGCCGGCGGCCGCACCGAGCCGACCACCCTTTCGACACGGTCGCTCTATGCCGGGGCGAACCGGATGACAGCTGTCCGGCTGGCGACGCTCGACCTGGCCGAGGGCAATGCCATGCGTGCGCCGGGAGAGGCACCCGGTTTGATGGCGCTCGAGATCGCCATGGACGAGATGGCCGAGAAGCTCGGCATGGATCCGGTCGAGTTCCGCATCCTGAACGATACCCAGGTCGATCCGGAAAATGCCGATCGGCCTTTTTCCTCGCGTCCCTTCGTCGAATGCCTGCGCACGGGCGCCGAACGCTTCGGATGGAGCATGCGCAAATCTCAGACAGGTCAAGTCCGCGACGGTGACTGGTTGATCGGCATGGGCATAGCGGGTGCGATCCGCGGGGCACCGATTTCAAAGGCCGCAGCGCGGGTGCGTCTCGATCGCCAGGGCATGCTGACGGTCGAGACCGATATGACGGACCTCGGCACCGGCAGCTACACGATCGTGCAGCAAACGGCGGCCGAGATGATGGGGCTGCCGGTTGAGCGCGTGGTGGCAAAGCTCGGGGATTCGAGCTTTCCGGAGACGCCGGGATCTGGAGGACAACAGGGTGCGTCTTCGGTCACCGCAGGCGTCTATGCTGTCTGCTCGAAGCTGCGGGCGATGGTCGCCCAGCGGCTGGGCTTCAACACCGCAGAGGCAGAGTTCATTGGCGGTGAGGTTCGGTCCGGAAATCGAAGGGCGCTGCTCGCCAGCGCTGCCGCCGATGGCGATCTCGTCGCCGAAGACATCATGGAATTCGGCGATCTGGCGAAGCGCTTCGCGATCCAGACCTTCGGGGCGCATTTTTCCGAGGTCGGCGTCGACGTCTATACCGGCGAAATCCGCGTTCGCCGCATGCTCGCCGTATGCGCCGCCGGCCGCATCCTCAACCCCAAGACGGCGCGCAGCCAGGTGATCGGCGGGATGACAATGGGGATCGGGGCGGCCCTGATGGAAGAGATGGTGGTCGATAAGAGATCCGGCTTCTTCGTCAATCATGATCTCGCCGGCTACGAGGTTCCGGTCCACGCCGACATCCCTCATCTCGAGGCCGTGCTCCTCGACGAAGTAGATCCAGCGATATCGCCGGTGAAAGCGAAAGGCGTCGGGGAACTGGGGCTGACCGGTGTCGCGCCGGCCGTCGCAAATGCGGTCTACAATGCAACCGGCGTGCGGGTGCGGCAATATCCGATCACACTGGAGAAGTTTATCGACCGGTTGCCTCATCGCGAGTGA
- a CDS encoding carbohydrate ABC transporter permease, with translation MTAKTVSSEPPVKTGLRQALLAPVRLVMGLVDIPMRGWQKLTGLNGMAGVFLAPNMLIFTVFVLLPLVINFIYSTTSGSAIFLQNRTYVGADQYRILFDCGSYLDPSTCAADTFWAAVRNTAVFVVFQVTVMLIAALATALILNRELSNRGFWRAVFFFPVLLSPVVVGLIWKWILQREGLLNYALSPFGFEPFSWLSDRFWAFFFAVFVSVWAHMGFYALILLAGLQAIPRDLYEAAAMDSARPIRIFRRITLPLLMPNLIVVLVLALIRAVQIFDEVFVLTGGGPGTSTMYITQYIYETGFASSLRNPGLASAASILMGIVLVILTLVQLGVSNRNEKKGARH, from the coding sequence ATGACGGCGAAGACGGTTTCTTCTGAACCACCTGTCAAAACCGGTCTGCGGCAGGCGCTCCTTGCGCCTGTCCGGCTCGTCATGGGGCTCGTCGATATTCCCATGCGCGGCTGGCAGAAACTGACGGGGCTGAACGGCATGGCGGGCGTTTTCCTGGCGCCCAACATGCTGATCTTCACCGTCTTCGTGCTGCTGCCGCTGGTGATCAACTTCATCTATTCGACGACGAGCGGCAGCGCCATCTTCCTGCAGAACAGGACCTATGTCGGCGCCGACCAGTACCGCATCCTCTTCGATTGCGGCAGCTATCTCGACCCTTCGACGTGTGCTGCCGACACCTTCTGGGCTGCCGTGCGCAACACCGCCGTCTTCGTCGTCTTCCAGGTCACGGTGATGCTGATCGCGGCGCTCGCAACGGCGCTGATCCTCAACCGCGAGCTTTCCAATCGCGGCTTCTGGCGCGCCGTCTTCTTCTTCCCGGTGCTGCTGTCGCCCGTCGTCGTCGGCCTGATCTGGAAATGGATCCTGCAGCGCGAGGGCCTGTTGAACTATGCGCTGAGCCCCTTCGGCTTCGAACCGTTTTCCTGGCTCAGCGATCGTTTCTGGGCCTTTTTCTTCGCCGTCTTTGTCTCGGTCTGGGCGCATATGGGCTTTTATGCGCTGATCCTGCTCGCCGGCCTGCAGGCGATCCCGCGGGATCTCTACGAGGCGGCGGCAATGGACAGCGCCCGTCCGATCCGCATCTTCCGGCGCATCACCCTGCCGCTGCTGATGCCGAACCTCATCGTCGTTCTGGTCTTGGCGCTGATCCGCGCCGTGCAGATCTTCGACGAGGTCTTCGTGCTGACCGGCGGCGGCCCGGGCACCAGCACCATGTACATCACCCAGTATATCTATGAGACCGGTTTTGCGAGTTCGCTGCGCAATCCAGGGCTGGCGTCGGCTGCCTCGATCCTGATGGGCATCGTGCTCGTCATCCTGACCCTGGTCCAGCTCGGCGTCAGTAACCGCAACGAGAAGAAGGGAGCACGCCATTGA
- a CDS encoding superoxide dismutase — protein MKLLCLDIPQPGASLEKYLPHMTDEARHAWQMYKGGIIRDIYFRQDRPGVAIIAECESVEAAKQALSEFPLAKAGLIDWEVIPLGPFLNWESLFASGNA, from the coding sequence ATGAAACTGCTTTGCCTCGATATTCCCCAGCCTGGCGCTAGTCTGGAAAAGTACCTGCCGCATATGACGGATGAAGCCCGACACGCCTGGCAGATGTACAAGGGCGGCATCATCCGCGACATCTATTTTCGCCAGGACCGTCCGGGTGTCGCCATCATCGCCGAATGCGAGTCGGTCGAAGCCGCCAAGCAGGCCCTGAGCGAATTCCCGCTGGCCAAGGCCGGGCTCATCGACTGGGAGGTCATCCCGCTTGGCCCCTTCCTCAACTGGGAATCGCTGTTTGCTTCAGGCAACGCCTGA
- a CDS encoding ABC transporter substrate-binding protein → MTRMKSIGAAFAAVLLSSVAAHAGDVRIMWYSDGSEGEVIKDLLSRFSKANPDVNVILDEVSYDVVKEQLPVQLEAGQGPDIARVTNLKAPAQHWLDLRPYLTDAKYWEDNFGAQADWMRPDGSNAITGFMTQLTLTGGFVNKTLFEQAGVEIPGPKATWDDWAAAAKKVADSQKVFAMAIDRSGHRVSGPNISYGANYIAADGKPAPIDQGAKDFLSRFVKWNEDGTINKDVWVSAAGTTYRSAAEDFINGGLAYLYSGSWQISGFAQKIGDNFDWVMAGSPCGSVACSGMQGGAGLVAVKYTKNPKDVAKVMDYLAGADVQKEFAERSLFIPAHKGVAAGQMDFKTDNPHVQAALKAFVEAAGQTAAPAMKLPGWKWSDAYYSAIVARISQVIAGEMKLDDAYARIDEDIKAKVAGN, encoded by the coding sequence ATGACCAGAATGAAATCGATCGGCGCGGCTTTTGCTGCAGTTCTCTTGAGTTCCGTTGCCGCCCATGCCGGTGACGTGCGCATCATGTGGTATTCCGACGGCAGCGAAGGCGAGGTGATCAAGGACCTGCTCTCGCGCTTCTCCAAGGCCAATCCTGACGTCAACGTTATCCTCGACGAGGTCTCCTATGACGTCGTCAAGGAACAGCTGCCGGTTCAGCTCGAAGCCGGGCAGGGGCCGGATATCGCCCGCGTCACCAATCTGAAGGCGCCGGCCCAGCACTGGCTCGATCTTCGCCCTTATCTCACCGACGCGAAATATTGGGAGGACAATTTCGGCGCCCAGGCCGACTGGATGCGTCCCGACGGCTCGAACGCCATCACCGGCTTCATGACGCAGCTGACGCTGACCGGCGGCTTCGTCAACAAGACGCTCTTCGAGCAGGCCGGCGTCGAGATCCCCGGCCCGAAAGCCACCTGGGACGACTGGGCGGCCGCCGCCAAGAAAGTCGCCGACAGCCAGAAGGTCTTCGCCATGGCAATCGACCGCTCCGGCCACCGGGTCTCCGGCCCGAACATCTCCTACGGCGCCAACTATATCGCCGCCGACGGCAAGCCGGCGCCGATCGATCAGGGCGCCAAGGACTTCCTCAGCCGCTTCGTCAAGTGGAACGAGGACGGCACCATCAACAAGGATGTCTGGGTGAGTGCTGCCGGCACCACCTACCGCTCGGCCGCCGAGGACTTCATCAATGGCGGCCTTGCCTATCTTTATTCGGGCAGCTGGCAGATTTCGGGCTTCGCCCAGAAGATCGGCGACAATTTCGACTGGGTGATGGCGGGCAGCCCCTGCGGTTCGGTTGCATGCTCCGGCATGCAGGGCGGCGCCGGTCTGGTTGCCGTCAAATACACCAAGAACCCGAAGGACGTCGCCAAGGTGATGGATTACCTGGCAGGTGCCGACGTGCAGAAGGAATTTGCCGAACGCAGCCTGTTCATTCCGGCGCATAAGGGCGTCGCCGCCGGTCAGATGGACTTCAAGACCGACAATCCGCATGTGCAGGCGGCGCTGAAGGCCTTCGTCGAAGCGGCCGGTCAGACGGCAGCACCCGCCATGAAGCTGCCGGGCTGGAAGTGGTCGGATGCCTATTACAGCGCCATCGTCGCCCGCATCAGCCAGGTGATCGCCGGCGAAATGAAGCTCGACGACGCCTATGCCCGCATCGACGAGGACATCAAGGCCAAGGTCGCCGGCAACTGA
- a CDS encoding amidohydrolase family protein, translating to MKIIAIEEHVLPDEVKHGWNTIPGADDGTLGLNPGLLGERLADVGEQRLALMNETGVDVQVLSLTTPGLNNLGHHGVDLARRANDILAGAVSAHPSRFQAMAALSFAQPDEAARELRRAVEELGCKGAVLFGRVGDRNLDHMIFEPTFASAAELNVPLLIHPQIPQTSIRDTYYAGFGAPVDLALSTFALGWHFEAGIQFVRLILGGVFDRHPNLQVILGHWGELVLFYLERLVMLDRVSKLQRPFLDYVRNNLYLTASGMFSPAYLRQAIDTVGVDRILFSTDYPYQYRPGGDARRFVEDLQLDAADRAKFAHANWERLTAGRVLA from the coding sequence ATGAAGATCATCGCAATCGAAGAGCATGTCCTGCCTGATGAGGTGAAGCATGGGTGGAACACGATACCTGGCGCCGACGACGGAACGCTTGGGCTCAATCCGGGTCTGCTTGGCGAACGGCTGGCGGATGTTGGAGAGCAGCGGCTGGCTCTGATGAACGAGACCGGCGTCGATGTGCAGGTTCTCTCCTTGACCACCCCGGGTCTCAACAATCTCGGCCATCACGGCGTCGATCTTGCTCGTCGCGCCAACGACATTCTGGCCGGCGCTGTTTCGGCTCACCCATCCCGCTTCCAGGCGATGGCGGCTCTCTCCTTTGCGCAGCCGGACGAGGCGGCGCGGGAGCTACGCCGAGCCGTCGAGGAACTCGGCTGCAAAGGTGCCGTTCTGTTCGGCAGGGTCGGCGACAGGAATCTCGATCACATGATCTTCGAGCCGACATTCGCCAGCGCAGCGGAACTCAATGTCCCACTTCTGATTCACCCGCAGATCCCGCAGACAAGCATTCGCGACACTTATTATGCGGGCTTCGGCGCGCCCGTCGATCTCGCCTTGTCGACGTTTGCCCTCGGATGGCATTTCGAGGCAGGCATCCAGTTCGTGCGTCTGATCCTGGGGGGCGTCTTTGACCGTCACCCGAACCTCCAGGTCATCCTCGGGCACTGGGGTGAGCTGGTGCTGTTTTATCTCGAGCGGCTCGTCATGCTGGATCGGGTGTCCAAACTCCAGCGGCCATTCCTCGACTATGTCCGCAACAATCTCTATCTGACGGCCAGCGGCATGTTCAGCCCCGCCTATTTGCGGCAGGCGATCGATACCGTCGGCGTGGACCGCATCCTGTTCTCGACGGACTACCCATACCAGTATCGCCCTGGAGGCGATGCGCGGCGATTTGTCGAAGATCTTCAGCTCGACGCCGCCGACAGGGCGAAGTTCGCGCATGCGAATTGGGAGCGCCTCACCGCAGGCCGCGTGCTCGCCTGA
- a CDS encoding ABC transporter ATP-binding protein → MSGLELRNIVKNFGAVEVIRDVSLHVNDGEFVAFVGPSGCGKSTLLRLIAGLDKPTDGSIAIDGKDVTAISAADRGLAMVFQSYALYPHMSVRENLAFGLENTKVAKAEIEARITDAARMLEIEPFLQRRPGQLSGGQRQRVAIGRAIVRRPDAFLLDEPLSNLDAELRVSMRAELAALHARLKATMIYVTHDQVEAMTLADRIVVLRGGRIEQVGTPLELYNKPANRFVAGFIGAPHMNFLEGAIVGHEGGFAEVETVGGHRLSVIAKEARPAGERVSIGIRPQHITLADEGSAGSLDTRVTLVEELGSETVVHADAAGKKLIAVFAGQQRMKSGDSLPLHLDPAVLHLFGEDGGRLS, encoded by the coding sequence ATGAGCGGGCTCGAGCTCAGGAACATCGTCAAGAATTTCGGCGCCGTCGAGGTCATTCGCGATGTCTCGCTTCATGTCAATGACGGCGAGTTCGTCGCTTTCGTCGGCCCTTCCGGCTGCGGGAAATCGACGCTGCTGCGCCTGATTGCCGGCCTCGATAAGCCGACAGACGGCAGCATCGCCATCGACGGCAAGGATGTTACCGCTATCAGCGCTGCCGATCGCGGCCTGGCCATGGTCTTCCAGTCCTATGCGCTTTATCCGCACATGAGCGTCCGGGAAAACCTCGCCTTCGGTCTCGAAAACACCAAGGTGGCGAAGGCCGAAATCGAAGCGCGCATCACGGACGCCGCGCGCATGCTGGAGATCGAGCCTTTTCTGCAGCGCCGCCCGGGCCAGCTCTCCGGCGGCCAGCGCCAGCGCGTGGCCATCGGCCGCGCCATCGTGCGGCGGCCGGATGCCTTCTTGCTCGACGAGCCGCTGTCCAATCTCGACGCCGAACTCAGGGTCAGCATGCGAGCCGAACTGGCGGCTCTTCACGCCCGCCTGAAGGCGACGATGATCTATGTCACCCATGACCAGGTCGAGGCGATGACGCTAGCCGACCGCATCGTCGTGCTGAGAGGCGGCAGGATCGAGCAGGTGGGAACGCCGCTGGAACTCTATAACAAGCCGGCCAACCGCTTCGTCGCCGGCTTCATCGGCGCGCCGCACATGAATTTCCTCGAAGGTGCGATTGTCGGTCACGAGGGCGGTTTCGCTGAGGTCGAAACCGTCGGCGGCCATCGTCTCTCGGTGATTGCCAAGGAGGCACGCCCGGCGGGCGAAAGAGTCAGCATCGGCATCCGGCCGCAGCATATCACCCTTGCCGATGAGGGCTCGGCGGGCAGTCTGGACACCCGCGTTACCCTCGTCGAGGAACTGGGCTCGGAGACCGTCGTCCACGCCGACGCAGCCGGGAAGAAATTGATTGCGGTCTTTGCCGGCCAGCAGCGGATGAAATCTGGCGACAGCCTGCCGCTGCACCTCGACCCCGCCGTCCTGCACCTTTTCGGCGAGGACGGCGGGCGTCTGTCCTGA
- a CDS encoding LacI family DNA-binding transcriptional regulator: MAAEEKKGRRTRLDDIAARCGVSISTVSRALAGEKGVRPEIRKLVLETASAVSYALPASVAGKKVMLVASGAAMIDYVRNQFTLYVLEGLNARATALGIELAMRPIADKGDEARVVAEMRDDPSFGGMLILTVDEEDMLAAAADLGKPVVLVNSDDPYMRLSSVTPCNRSAAFIAAERLIKAGHERILFMLRPGRRTIERRLEGWRDALQHHGLTADTDLVLEVDDWLPELGAEAVTRLVRKKGLTFTAILTAGDSLANGAVRGLQAMGYAVPQDISVMGIDDLPQSAFLNPPLSTVHIPMRELGATALDLLRDMMLGLAAPRRRVELACHLVERGSVAAVRIPAATAGR, translated from the coding sequence ATGGCGGCGGAAGAGAAAAAAGGCAGGCGTACGCGCCTCGACGACATTGCCGCCCGATGCGGCGTCTCGATCAGCACGGTGTCGCGTGCGCTGGCCGGCGAAAAGGGCGTCAGGCCGGAGATCCGCAAGCTGGTGCTGGAAACGGCAAGTGCGGTCAGCTACGCGCTGCCGGCGAGCGTTGCCGGCAAGAAGGTCATGCTCGTCGCCTCCGGCGCGGCAATGATCGACTATGTCCGCAACCAGTTCACGCTCTACGTGCTCGAAGGATTGAATGCGCGCGCAACCGCCCTTGGCATCGAACTGGCGATGCGTCCTATCGCCGACAAGGGGGATGAAGCCCGGGTCGTCGCCGAGATGCGTGATGATCCGAGCTTTGGCGGCATGCTGATCCTGACCGTCGACGAAGAGGATATGTTGGCAGCGGCCGCCGATCTCGGAAAACCCGTCGTGCTCGTCAACAGCGACGATCCCTATATGCGGCTTTCGAGTGTTACGCCCTGCAACCGCTCGGCCGCCTTCATCGCCGCCGAGCGGCTGATCAAGGCCGGGCATGAACGAATCCTGTTCATGCTGAGGCCGGGGCGACGGACGATCGAGCGGCGTCTGGAGGGCTGGCGCGATGCCCTGCAGCATCACGGGCTGACGGCCGATACCGATCTGGTACTCGAGGTCGACGACTGGCTGCCGGAACTCGGCGCCGAAGCCGTCACCCGTCTTGTCCGCAAGAAAGGCCTCACCTTCACCGCCATCCTGACGGCGGGCGACAGCCTTGCCAATGGTGCGGTGCGCGGATTGCAGGCGATGGGTTATGCCGTACCGCAGGACATCTCGGTGATGGGCATAGACGACCTGCCGCAGTCGGCCTTTCTCAATCCACCGCTCTCGACGGTGCATATTCCGATGCGCGAACTCGGCGCTACCGCGCTCGATCTTTTGCGCGACATGATGCTCGGCCTTGCGGCCCCACGGCGGCGGGTCGAGCTTGCCTGCCATCTTGTCGAAAGGGGCAGCGTTGCGGCTGTCCGCATTCCTGCCGCAACGGCGGGCCGCTGA
- a CDS encoding type 1 glutamine amidotransferase domain-containing protein: MANNIKPILCVVTSHPIRGDTGEPTGFAMVELTHPLEVFRAAGIPVEIASIRGGHPPIDFFDLTDPVNARFWKNREFRDALAHSLILDELDPSRYSAVFFAGGHGTMWDFADSPAVQRVIRDIYETGGIVSAVCHGPAALVNATLSDGSHLVAGKKLAAFTDEEEAEVKYTEVVPYLLATTLKERGALHQPAPNWTEKVVVDGRLITGQNPASAHGVGQAIVDYLTRKS, from the coding sequence ATGGCAAATAACATCAAGCCCATCCTTTGCGTGGTCACCAGCCATCCGATCAGAGGTGACACCGGCGAGCCGACCGGCTTTGCGATGGTCGAACTCACGCATCCGCTCGAGGTTTTCCGCGCGGCCGGCATCCCGGTCGAGATCGCCTCGATCCGGGGCGGCCATCCGCCAATCGACTTCTTCGACCTCACTGATCCGGTCAACGCCCGCTTCTGGAAGAACCGCGAGTTCCGCGACGCGCTCGCCCACTCGCTCATCCTCGACGAACTCGATCCCTCTCGCTACTCCGCGGTGTTCTTCGCCGGCGGTCATGGCACGATGTGGGATTTCGCCGACAGTCCGGCTGTGCAACGCGTCATCCGCGATATCTACGAAACCGGCGGCATCGTCTCGGCGGTCTGCCACGGTCCCGCTGCATTGGTGAACGCAACGCTCTCGGACGGCAGCCATTTGGTCGCGGGCAAGAAGCTCGCCGCCTTCACGGACGAGGAAGAGGCGGAGGTCAAGTACACTGAGGTCGTGCCCTATCTGCTGGCGACGACCCTCAAGGAGCGAGGCGCGCTGCATCAGCCAGCGCCGAACTGGACGGAGAAGGTGGTGGTCGATGGCCGTCTGATCACAGGCCAGAACCCGGCTTCTGCACACGGCGTCGGCCAGGCGATCGTCGATTACCTCACCCGGAAGTCCTGA